The DNA region ATTGTAGGTCAAAGCGGTGCTGGTAAAACAACGCTCGCGAAATTATTGATGGCAGAAGAGCGGCCTACTGGTGGTAAGATCCTCATCGGCGGCTGGGATATTACGCGTATTCGCTCGCATGAGATTCCACAATTACGTCGACAGATTGGGGTGATTTTTCAAGACTATAAATTGCTCCCAAAACGTACCGTCTACGAAAATGTCGCTTTTGCTCTTGAGGTTGCTGGAGCACCGTCTAAACATATTAAAGACATTGTGCCGAGCGTATTACGCATTGTCGGTCTCGACGAAAAAGCGCATCGATATCCAAATCAGCTCTCAGGTGGTGAACAACAACGCATCGTGATTGCACGTGCACTCGTTCATCGTCCAAAGGTTTTACTTGCTGATGAGCCAACGGGTAATCTCGATACGCTCAATACGCAAGAAATCATGAATTTGCTTGTAAAGATCAATGCCTTTGGTACAACGGTTGTACTCGTGACGCATAATCGTGAAGTGGTAAATGCGCTTCGTCGTCGCGTGATTACGCTCAAAGATGGGCAAGTTGCCTCCGATCACGAGCATGGTAAATATACTCTTTCACACTAACCCTTAACGAAACGCCCTTTATTATGCGCATGGCCTGGAGAATTTTCAAAGCATCGTGGACGCATGTCATCCGCAATCTTTGGATTGGTCTTGCGACGATTATTGTGTTCATGATGGCGTTCTTATCGGTTAATACCTTGC from Candidatus Nomurabacteria bacterium includes:
- the ftsE gene encoding cell division ATP-binding protein FtsE, whose protein sequence is MIVLERVSKMYPRNSVGLQEVSLHIKPGEFVSIVGQSGAGKTTLAKLLMAEERPTGGKILIGGWDITRIRSHEIPQLRRQIGVIFQDYKLLPKRTVYENVAFALEVAGAPSKHIKDIVPSVLRIVGLDEKAHRYPNQLSGGEQQRIVIARALVHRPKVLLADEPTGNLDTLNTQEIMNLLVKINAFGTTVVLVTHNREVVNALRRRVITLKDGQVASDHEHGKYTLSH